In Pirellulaceae bacterium, the following are encoded in one genomic region:
- a CDS encoding DUF6159 family protein encodes MALNRRKSISFAWDILKSDMKLISYPILRIVAMFVLLAIMWPLIFDISAMEVADSFTGVANVAIEQTVTQNETSSESQSAATNQQSDNEGAQDISNIVGHMHLGWFLLFLVINMFIGVVSVGAITAQALATVRSENRWLGYGYLMAAIRMPQLLLWWLITLIVGAILETIEQHRIIGLIVAGLLGMAWSILTFFSITAIMATGCGPFGAITKSKQTVVDSIKKATGSEPSNLRSIRRGFYIGGPLAVINMILLLLLFALGFLDWRSLTQGGHAISAGAFGVILMVLYINGAFRSALYAILRATVYVWAEEGTVPASVDKSVFDGIFVTGSSWTPRATPSPAT; translated from the coding sequence ATGGCTCTTAATCGTCGGAAGTCTATTTCGTTCGCTTGGGATATCCTCAAGTCCGATATGAAACTCATCTCTTATCCCATTCTTCGGATCGTTGCCATGTTCGTCCTCCTAGCGATTATGTGGCCGCTCATATTTGACATCTCCGCCATGGAGGTAGCCGACTCGTTTACCGGAGTGGCCAACGTGGCAATCGAACAAACGGTGACCCAGAATGAAACATCTTCTGAAAGTCAGTCCGCCGCAACGAATCAGCAATCCGACAATGAGGGTGCGCAGGACATCTCGAACATTGTTGGGCACATGCACTTGGGCTGGTTTTTACTCTTTCTCGTAATTAACATGTTCATCGGTGTGGTAAGCGTTGGTGCAATCACAGCCCAAGCGCTCGCCACTGTACGCAGCGAAAATCGGTGGCTCGGATATGGCTACCTGATGGCAGCCATCCGAATGCCACAACTCTTACTCTGGTGGCTCATCACTTTAATCGTCGGTGCAATCCTCGAGACGATCGAGCAACACAGGATCATAGGATTAATTGTTGCTGGGTTATTGGGAATGGCCTGGTCGATCCTAACTTTTTTCTCGATCACAGCCATCATGGCAACCGGGTGCGGTCCTTTCGGCGCGATCACAAAATCAAAGCAAACGGTTGTTGACTCAATCAAAAAAGCCACCGGAAGCGAACCGAGCAACTTGCGTTCGATTCGTCGGGGTTTCTATATCGGCGGTCCGCTTGCGGTCATCAACATGATCCTCCTGTTGCTACTCTTTGCTTTGGGGTTTCTGGACTGGCGAAGCCTTACCCAGGGTGGACACGCCATCTCGGCCGGTGCGTTCGGTGTGATTCTCATGGTGCTTTATATCAACGGTGCGTTCCGATCGGCCCTCTATGCTATCTTGAGGGCAACCGTCTATGTCTGGGCTGAAGAAGGCACGGTCCCCGCGTCTGTGGACAAATCAGTATTTGACGGAATCTTCGTGACGGGCAGTTCCTGGACACCACGAGCTACACCCAGCCCGGCAACTTAG
- a CDS encoding lamin tail domain-containing protein, with product MKIRRNGRRQLLRVEFLEPRHLLTGLPIISEFMADNNNSLLTGSDQAADWIEIFNSGDSAIDLEGWHLTDDADQLSQWTFPSTILEAGQHLVVFASSCEYPGVQCAKPPEELHTNFSLDAEGDYLALVQPDGVTVVSAYGPTNNEYERQDEDVSYGVEFGVERFEFVPRGATVSAFVPQDDSLGNDWVATDFDSSEWAAVQAPIGYGEFSDGSLKELIRLDFNDETRGDAEAVDTEVGFTPFAISDSGSVVNGVRVTISPIGEARLDDRDRSEPVDLPPEFTYAQLYDDFLFANRTFGSPGLQIELDGLAPNQAYDVKFRSYDASSPGDRVSTWTEVLGDQAIITEYSFDGTDLPTDHDSHSFSALLTSSSDGRLVIEGVRTGGTSHGVFLNSLEISSPRRDDLIETDVRDEMYQKSSTLFSRVPFLPATVEVDSLDLEMQFDAGFVAYLNGTEILRQNAPGSVGTPLGHDAVAIGEWSESELLEVQTFGLSNFIPLLKPGTPNVLAIQGLNSSADDLDFVLVPRLVASSTGAGLTRYFSPATPWLPNNPGFEAVVRDTSFSHDRGFFDQPFDVEITTETPGATIIYTVDGSAPSKTNGTRVEGGAGVSTSATVPITSTTSLRAMAIKDNHLPTNIDTQTYVFLDSVLKQDPFNDPNAPTYPTRWQANATADLEMDPEVVAQWDDDNPDNNDFGIRESLKSIPTMSIVMEHEDLWGADGIYRDATKRGTRYRRAGSVEYFDPQTGEQFQLNAGVQMHGNASRDNVRLKKHSFRLLFKNEYGPGNLRFPLFEDTDNEVFNTLVLRAHFTDAFATRTAANRYSPMDSLYMRDVWMRNTQMAMGHPSTHNTYVHLYVNGLYWGIYNPAERPDDAFLSQYLGGEREDWDIVKDFNELDSGQRTAWTKMFGLARDLRSADNPENLYQRLQGKRSDGSTDPENPALLDVDSLIDFMILHLYGGVEDWPHHNWYASRNRVDPGDGFRFYVWDQEIAIDGRFRDLTDVGRAGNHRNTPAELYYLLRTNVDSFNLRFADRVALHFAEGGALSLAANQARWDEQAAMMEAAIIAESARWGDAREGERITVDSGRPSIRVPTLTVDHWRAEVANVRDNYMPRLHVETLDNFRNAGLASPLTVTDFSPGGGVVAKNSSVVLTANLAQGLENFLISEGGAATAFVPRDGSLDAASLGESPQWTAPDFDDGNWIVGSGGVGFEKSTGNGNVIGIDLLSEDLPPEKRMDQDGDGSTETNSFYSRFPFELDPSLELDAINQMALRMKFDDGFVAYLNGTKIVSENAPDELAWDSRATRSSEANRVVEYRLFNAKSILRRDGLNVLAIQGMNRSASSSDLIVSPELVAFVREEGRTNDVYFTTDGSDPRAAGGAIHQAAKLFSDNLAIGETTTVTARGFADGVWGPVKSVTYVVNPAGPENLALTEVNYNPLPPTLAEASVMPAIGADDFEFVEIHNTNENERVGIAGLALSDGVSFDFPDVSLAPNEFGVVVRNAEAFRIRYGEGANILGQWSGGLANSGERIALTNIAGQEYLAINYEDSDPWPEAPDGNGASLELISKNQSLSEARKYYHWRSSADVGGSPGRRGSLAPPVTIHEVLTRPDGNRGQVGDSIELRNGSPTNLDIGGWYLSDSSDDFFKFMIPVGTVLPANGYVVFSEADFNPSPAEPNSNHFGLSSRNGDDVWLVVGDKESGVTSFVDEIHFRAARLGETFGRVVNTAGQPRMAPMSQTTLGSENAEPTVGSVVISEINYHSGNPSQQAVSLYPEIELQDLEYVELLNRTNVAINLGDWELRGGVDIDLNDQILAAGESMLVLSFNPNSAGNVDRLAAFRAHYEIGVETILAGGFSGQLGNGDDRVVLLSYDATIDAHVMEDEVLYDDLAPWPVNADGRGDSLTRVVLSGYGNEPTNWLAAAPSPGRMSTVNADFNNDGLMNSVDIDLLCVAVGTDAPQFDLNGDQLIDTADMSFLLDRVLRVPIGDANLDGVFDSSDLVTIFVAGEFEDGVIGNSGWASGDWNCDREFDSSDLVAAFQAGSYLPGAVAKTIPSQVIATNLTFHWIDEMAGPRTDEANGGLERFLLATPEPREVGLIDGHFRTLIAADSLSRGALSRESDRQWFGRVNGAELDKLFASSELEKIFLEP from the coding sequence ATGAAGATCAGGAGAAACGGTAGACGCCAACTCTTAAGGGTGGAATTTTTGGAGCCTCGCCATCTGCTTACGGGCCTGCCGATCATTTCGGAGTTTATGGCAGACAATAACAATTCTTTGCTGACAGGCAGCGATCAAGCGGCTGACTGGATCGAGATCTTCAACTCGGGTGATAGCGCAATTGATTTGGAGGGGTGGCACCTCACGGATGATGCTGATCAATTGAGTCAATGGACCTTTCCGTCAACCATTTTGGAGGCGGGGCAGCACTTGGTGGTATTTGCTTCGAGTTGCGAATATCCCGGAGTTCAATGTGCAAAGCCCCCGGAAGAGCTGCATACAAACTTTAGTTTGGATGCCGAGGGCGATTATCTTGCTCTTGTCCAGCCTGATGGGGTCACGGTGGTTAGCGCTTATGGTCCAACGAATAACGAATATGAGCGACAAGATGAGGATGTGTCGTACGGAGTTGAGTTTGGAGTTGAACGCTTTGAATTCGTGCCGCGTGGTGCGACCGTTTCGGCATTTGTTCCTCAAGATGATTCGCTTGGGAACGATTGGGTGGCTACCGATTTTGACTCGAGCGAGTGGGCCGCAGTTCAGGCTCCGATTGGTTATGGGGAATTCAGTGATGGATCGTTGAAGGAACTCATTCGACTCGACTTTAACGACGAAACACGCGGGGATGCGGAGGCTGTTGATACGGAAGTTGGATTTACGCCGTTTGCAATCTCAGACAGCGGGTCCGTTGTGAATGGCGTTCGTGTTACGATTTCGCCGATCGGGGAAGCTCGGCTTGATGATCGCGATCGTTCAGAACCGGTCGATCTGCCGCCAGAATTTACCTATGCGCAGCTTTATGACGACTTTCTTTTCGCGAATCGAACTTTCGGAAGTCCAGGTTTGCAGATTGAGCTGGATGGTCTAGCGCCCAATCAAGCCTACGATGTGAAATTTCGATCCTATGACGCAAGCAGTCCGGGCGATCGTGTGTCGACTTGGACTGAGGTGCTTGGTGATCAGGCGATTATCACTGAATACAGTTTCGACGGAACAGATCTGCCAACGGATCACGACTCTCATTCATTTTCAGCCTTATTGACGTCGTCGAGCGACGGGCGTTTGGTGATCGAAGGTGTGCGCACCGGGGGCACTTCACACGGTGTGTTTCTCAATTCGTTGGAGATAAGTAGTCCGCGGCGGGATGACTTAATCGAGACGGATGTGCGAGATGAGATGTATCAAAAATCATCGACTTTGTTTTCGCGGGTTCCATTTTTGCCCGCCACGGTCGAGGTGGATTCCCTGGATTTGGAAATGCAATTTGACGCTGGGTTTGTAGCCTACCTGAATGGAACAGAGATCCTTCGGCAGAATGCCCCGGGCAGTGTTGGGACGCCGCTTGGACACGATGCGGTCGCGATCGGCGAGTGGTCCGAGAGTGAATTACTCGAAGTGCAAACGTTTGGTTTGTCTAATTTTATTCCTTTATTGAAGCCAGGGACGCCGAATGTGTTGGCAATTCAAGGACTAAACTCTTCGGCCGATGACTTGGATTTTGTGCTGGTGCCGAGGTTAGTGGCAAGTTCGACAGGCGCAGGTTTGACGCGGTATTTCTCGCCCGCAACTCCTTGGCTTCCCAATAATCCCGGCTTCGAAGCGGTTGTCCGCGACACCTCATTCAGCCACGACCGAGGGTTTTTTGATCAGCCCTTTGACGTGGAAATCACAACCGAAACGCCAGGAGCAACGATCATCTACACGGTGGATGGTAGTGCTCCGAGCAAGACAAACGGTACGCGAGTTGAAGGGGGAGCGGGTGTGTCGACATCGGCCACAGTTCCGATTACTTCGACAACTTCTCTTCGAGCGATGGCGATTAAAGACAATCACTTGCCTACCAATATCGATACACAGACCTACGTCTTTTTGGATAGCGTATTGAAGCAAGATCCTTTCAATGATCCCAACGCGCCTACCTATCCGACGCGTTGGCAGGCGAATGCGACAGCGGATTTGGAAATGGATCCCGAAGTGGTGGCCCAATGGGATGATGACAATCCCGATAATAATGACTTTGGCATTCGAGAATCGTTGAAGTCAATACCCACGATGTCAATAGTGATGGAACATGAAGACCTCTGGGGGGCAGACGGGATCTACCGCGATGCGACCAAACGCGGGACACGCTATCGGCGAGCGGGCTCCGTTGAGTATTTTGACCCGCAGACCGGTGAGCAGTTTCAGCTTAATGCGGGTGTACAGATGCATGGCAATGCAAGCCGTGACAATGTGCGTCTTAAAAAGCATTCATTTCGATTGTTGTTCAAGAATGAATACGGGCCCGGTAACCTCCGCTTTCCCCTATTCGAGGATACTGATAACGAAGTTTTCAATACGCTAGTTTTACGAGCTCACTTTACGGATGCGTTTGCCACGAGGACAGCGGCAAATCGCTACAGTCCGATGGACTCGTTGTACATGCGCGATGTTTGGATGCGTAATACGCAAATGGCGATGGGGCATCCTTCGACGCATAACACTTACGTTCACCTTTATGTAAACGGATTGTATTGGGGCATCTATAACCCGGCAGAACGACCCGACGATGCTTTCTTGTCGCAGTACTTGGGTGGCGAGCGGGAAGATTGGGATATTGTTAAGGATTTCAATGAACTCGACAGCGGGCAGCGCACTGCTTGGACCAAAATGTTCGGTTTGGCTCGCGACTTGCGGAGTGCTGATAATCCGGAGAATCTCTATCAACGGTTGCAGGGCAAACGGTCTGATGGCTCGACAGATCCCGAGAATCCAGCTTTGCTCGATGTCGATAGCTTGATTGATTTCATGATCTTGCATCTCTATGGGGGCGTAGAAGATTGGCCTCACCACAATTGGTATGCATCAAGAAATCGAGTTGATCCGGGGGATGGGTTTCGTTTTTATGTCTGGGATCAAGAAATTGCAATCGATGGGCGTTTTCGTGATCTGACGGATGTTGGCAGAGCCGGTAATCACCGCAACACGCCAGCCGAACTCTATTATTTGCTCCGCACCAATGTGGATTCGTTCAACTTGCGTTTTGCTGATCGTGTTGCGTTGCACTTCGCAGAAGGAGGCGCACTCAGCTTAGCTGCGAATCAAGCCCGTTGGGACGAGCAAGCAGCCATGATGGAAGCTGCAATCATTGCTGAGTCCGCTCGTTGGGGCGACGCACGTGAGGGTGAAAGAATCACCGTTGACTCGGGCCGTCCCAGTATTCGGGTGCCGACGCTTACGGTCGACCATTGGCGAGCTGAGGTTGCTAACGTTCGCGACAACTACATGCCCCGACTGCATGTCGAAACCTTGGATAACTTCCGGAATGCTGGACTTGCCTCTCCGCTGACGGTCACGGACTTCAGTCCCGGCGGTGGTGTTGTAGCGAAAAACTCGTCCGTCGTGCTAACTGCAAATTTGGCCCAAGGCTTGGAGAATTTCCTGATTTCTGAGGGCGGCGCGGCAACCGCGTTTGTTCCCCGTGATGGAAGTCTCGATGCCGCCTCGCTTGGTGAATCCCCTCAATGGACAGCCCCAGATTTTGACGATGGCAATTGGATCGTCGGATCAGGTGGCGTGGGGTTCGAAAAAAGTACAGGTAATGGCAATGTGATCGGAATTGATCTGCTGAGTGAGGATCTGCCGCCTGAAAAGCGCATGGATCAGGATGGTGATGGGAGTACTGAAACTAATTCATTCTATTCGCGTTTTCCATTTGAGCTGGATCCTTCACTTGAGTTGGATGCGATTAATCAAATGGCATTGCGAATGAAATTCGATGATGGATTTGTTGCCTATTTAAATGGAACGAAAATTGTTTCGGAGAATGCGCCCGATGAGTTGGCTTGGGATTCTCGCGCGACACGTTCAAGCGAGGCAAATCGAGTTGTTGAGTACAGGCTGTTCAACGCAAAATCCATTTTGCGGCGGGACGGTTTGAACGTTTTGGCGATTCAGGGCATGAATCGTTCGGCTTCGAGTAGCGATTTGATCGTTTCGCCGGAATTGGTTGCGTTTGTGCGGGAGGAAGGGCGAACGAACGATGTTTACTTTACCACCGACGGCTCCGACCCTCGTGCCGCGGGTGGGGCAATTCATCAGGCGGCAAAATTGTTCTCGGATAATCTGGCGATCGGTGAGACGACAACGGTAACGGCACGGGGTTTTGCTGACGGTGTGTGGGGGCCGGTTAAATCAGTTACTTATGTGGTCAACCCGGCAGGGCCCGAAAATCTTGCGCTCACTGAGGTGAATTACAATCCGCTTCCCCCAACTCTTGCTGAGGCATCTGTGATGCCAGCGATCGGTGCAGACGATTTTGAATTTGTTGAAATCCACAACACCAATGAAAATGAGCGTGTGGGGATTGCGGGTTTAGCGCTCTCGGATGGAGTCTCATTTGATTTTCCCGATGTCTCACTTGCGCCGAATGAATTTGGTGTTGTCGTGCGGAACGCCGAGGCGTTTCGGATCCGTTACGGGGAAGGAGCCAACATCTTGGGGCAGTGGAGTGGTGGCTTGGCGAACAGCGGCGAACGAATCGCGCTGACCAATATCGCGGGTCAGGAGTATTTGGCAATCAATTATGAAGATAGCGATCCATGGCCCGAAGCGCCGGATGGTAATGGTGCTTCGCTCGAGTTGATTTCAAAAAATCAGAGTTTGAGCGAAGCCAGGAAGTATTACCATTGGCGTTCAAGCGCCGATGTCGGTGGTTCGCCGGGTAGAAGGGGTTCGCTCGCTCCTCCTGTAACGATTCATGAAGTTCTCACAAGACCTGATGGAAATCGTGGGCAGGTGGGTGACTCAATTGAATTGCGCAATGGGTCGCCGACAAATCTCGATATTGGCGGCTGGTATCTGAGTGATTCAAGCGATGATTTCTTTAAATTTATGATCCCGGTTGGCACGGTGTTGCCGGCAAACGGATATGTGGTATTCAGCGAAGCCGACTTCAATCCCTCACCTGCTGAACCGAACTCAAACCACTTTGGTCTTAGTAGTCGCAACGGAGACGATGTCTGGTTAGTGGTGGGTGACAAGGAGAGTGGTGTAACGTCCTTTGTGGACGAAATTCATTTTCGTGCTGCTCGGCTGGGTGAAACGTTTGGGCGCGTTGTCAACACGGCTGGGCAGCCACGTATGGCACCTATGTCTCAAACTACACTCGGTAGCGAAAACGCGGAACCGACGGTCGGCAGTGTCGTTATTTCAGAAATTAATTACCATTCGGGGAATCCTTCTCAGCAGGCAGTTAGTCTTTATCCTGAAATTGAGTTGCAGGATTTGGAGTACGTCGAGCTGCTGAATAGGACTAACGTTGCGATTAACCTTGGCGACTGGGAATTACGTGGCGGCGTTGATATCGATTTGAACGACCAAATTCTGGCGGCTGGTGAATCGATGCTTGTGCTTTCATTTAATCCCAACAGTGCGGGCAACGTTGACCGTTTGGCGGCCTTCCGGGCACATTATGAAATAGGCGTAGAAACAATCTTAGCGGGTGGGTTTTCCGGGCAACTTGGCAACGGTGATGATCGGGTTGTATTGCTCAGCTATGATGCCACCATTGATGCGCATGTGATGGAGGACGAAGTTCTTTACGATGACCTCGCCCCATGGCCCGTCAATGCCGACGGTCGGGGAGATTCACTGACCCGTGTTGTACTATCTGGCTATGGCAACGAGCCGACGAATTGGCTTGCAGCGGCACCGTCTCCGGGGCGCATGTCCACGGTAAACGCAGACTTTAACAACGACGGACTCATGAATTCTGTTGATATCGATCTTCTTTGTGTCGCGGTGGGTACTGACGCGCCGCAATTTGATCTCAATGGAGACCAATTGATTGATACTGCGGATATGTCCTTTTTACTTGATCGCGTGCTTCGAGTACCGATTGGTGATGCTAACCTAGACGGCGTCTTTGACTCCTCCGATTTGGTGACCATTTTTGTTGCTGGCGAATTTGAAGACGGAGTCATCGGGAACTCCGGTTGGGCATCCGGTGACTGGAATTGCGACCGTGAGTTTGATTCCTCGGATCTCGTGGCCGCTTTCCAAGCGGGCAGCTATCTCCCAGGTGCAGTTGCAAAAACGATTCCTTCCCAGGTGATCGCAACTAATTTGACGTTCCATTGGATTGACGAGATGGCAGGCCCACGAACAGACGAAGCCAATGGTGGTTTGGAACGATTCCTGCTCGCAACACCAGAACCTCGAGAGGTGGGTTTGATCGACGGTCACTTTAGGACGTTGATCGCTGCCGATAGCCTTTCTCGTGGAGCCCTGTCTCGCGAATCGGACAGGCAGTGGTTTGGACGGGTTAACGGTGCGGAGCTCGACAAACTTTTTGCGTCCTCAGAGCTTGAAAAAATATTCCTCGAGCCGTGA
- a CDS encoding LamG domain-containing protein, with translation MSSNANPLFNLGTKNDGANGTLDFFYRNGSSTGHQFSLDEPFDDEWHHVLWRDEERVGTLYVDGEEDTTFDYSQHQTFEADITSIGSVLRASDCCNFTGNIDDVSIFNFSLSDEDIATLASGGSPLDISIPGALVGDYNGNGLLDAGDLDLNAAVGIASQDLAYEIVTGCLADDVRPITGSSALR, from the coding sequence TTGTCGTCCAACGCCAATCCACTCTTTAATCTCGGTACGAAGAACGATGGTGCGAACGGAACGCTTGATTTTTTCTACCGGAATGGAAGCAGCACCGGGCATCAATTTTCACTGGACGAACCTTTTGACGACGAATGGCATCATGTCCTTTGGCGCGATGAAGAACGCGTGGGCACGCTTTATGTTGATGGTGAAGAAGATACGACGTTTGATTACAGTCAGCATCAAACATTTGAGGCAGACATCACTTCTATCGGCTCGGTTTTGCGAGCGTCCGATTGCTGTAACTTCACTGGTAATATTGACGACGTTTCGATCTTTAACTTTTCGCTAAGTGATGAAGATATTGCTACTCTGGCAAGCGGTGGATCCCCCTTAGATATCAGTATTCCGGGGGCGCTTGTCGGTGATTACAACGGAAATGGCCTGTTAGATGCCGGCGATTTGGATCTCAATGCAGCGGTTGGAATCGCGAGTCAGGATTTGGCCTACGAAATAGTAACGGGCTGCCTGGCCGACGATGTACGCCCCATAACCGGCAGCAGCGCCTTGAGGTAA
- a CDS encoding substrate-binding domain-containing protein → MDLPASGSWDVAGYYSRSIAFVLVVHAEVLRQEGIHIPFVGPDNKAGAKKVADHLATKLAPDDPVAVLEGIRTSFNATRRREGFEQSMQEAGIAIVDSQSAEWEMSNANTIAASMLSEHPEVKAILAANDSMALGAVAAVKSAGRTGEVLIVGFDNISAIQAAMREGKVIATADQHGDQLAVFGIEAALRLIADPNIPTEDVETPVNLITVAELGN, encoded by the coding sequence TTGGATTTACCTGCTTCCGGCAGTTGGGACGTCGCTGGATATTACTCCCGCAGCATCGCCTTTGTACTCGTGGTGCATGCTGAGGTGCTGAGACAGGAAGGTATTCACATTCCGTTTGTAGGGCCGGACAACAAGGCCGGAGCCAAGAAGGTCGCCGATCACTTGGCAACCAAACTGGCGCCGGATGACCCAGTCGCAGTTCTCGAGGGCATCCGGACTTCCTTTAACGCGACTCGGCGTCGAGAAGGTTTTGAACAGTCGATGCAGGAAGCCGGTATCGCGATCGTCGACAGTCAGTCGGCCGAATGGGAAATGAGCAACGCCAATACGATCGCCGCTTCGATGTTAAGTGAACATCCCGAGGTCAAAGCCATACTGGCCGCGAACGATAGCATGGCCCTGGGCGCGGTCGCGGCTGTCAAAAGTGCGGGGCGTACGGGCGAAGTGTTGATCGTTGGCTTCGACAACATTAGCGCAATTCAAGCTGCGATGCGTGAGGGCAAGGTGATAGCAACCGCTGATCAACACGGTGATCAGTTGGCGGTCTTTGGAATTGAAGCCGCGCTGAGGCTGATTGCCGATCCGAACATACCCACCGAGGATGTCGAAACACCCGTGAATTTGATCACGGTTGCTGAGTTGGGGAATTAG
- a CDS encoding SMP-30/gluconolactonase/LRE family protein, translated as MKLHITLNGKWSEKVPVGSIEETVGDRTPISGLLRILKADSDATGFIERLAHRTENSVLDRPESATLPRYMAGGRTRLATCTGVSWFRERYLAVANFYGGHLRIYELHGNLDRGTDLRLEKIHHQDHAFAQPEDCAVSPNGTLAAVTHAPPGKAMTTLHRLDQKTMQVMPYHQTLRKGAIPHGITFTPDSRFLIFTEILTGSVQVFDVSQRKAKLNQTFIAPVSPLTPKSVAISPDGRFAAIVHANEIKKGQESLSGCRFSVYRFDSEMGYIHEDPIAIYTASAGIESCTFVKQIDDDSYELAACDQGTDQVSFFHLNVKTSSLECIECHPGVSFPHGIDSNPSGTRIAVTCYGDDTLRIFDVPSRSQRAIEAVRPHALICCPDPYSDKNSAAVSSILASVNDLRTRGFHITFLVANKSSVERISSLADRVIQLDFEDSNSTTENREPNITTIHSYLLQQNVVLIEATEKFGIEAIEAGQRADIPTALHQAQQTLGNENDAANSDRKTERGLADFLIRDKRQTSNKSQSDVHAAIPAISSVDANSITAQEFHQKFSAERLTP; from the coding sequence ATGAAACTCCACATCACCTTAAACGGCAAATGGTCCGAAAAGGTGCCTGTTGGTTCCATTGAAGAAACGGTTGGAGACCGGACTCCGATTTCCGGCCTGCTTCGAATTTTGAAAGCCGACAGCGATGCAACCGGCTTCATTGAACGCTTGGCTCACCGCACGGAGAACTCAGTTTTGGACCGTCCGGAGTCTGCAACACTTCCGCGGTACATGGCGGGTGGTCGGACTAGGCTTGCAACGTGCACGGGTGTCTCCTGGTTTCGCGAACGCTATCTAGCGGTTGCCAATTTTTATGGTGGCCATCTGCGCATCTACGAGCTTCACGGAAACCTCGATCGAGGAACGGATCTGAGGCTTGAAAAAATCCACCACCAAGATCATGCCTTTGCGCAACCCGAAGATTGCGCCGTAAGTCCTAACGGCACCCTCGCAGCGGTTACGCACGCCCCTCCAGGAAAAGCGATGACTACCCTTCATCGTCTGGATCAGAAAACGATGCAAGTAATGCCGTATCACCAGACACTGCGGAAGGGTGCGATTCCACACGGTATCACCTTCACACCTGACTCACGTTTTTTGATCTTTACAGAAATCCTTACCGGATCCGTTCAGGTGTTTGATGTCTCACAAAGGAAGGCCAAGCTTAACCAGACATTTATTGCTCCAGTCTCTCCTCTCACTCCCAAATCAGTCGCAATTAGTCCAGATGGTCGATTCGCGGCAATCGTCCATGCGAATGAGATCAAAAAGGGTCAGGAATCTTTGTCGGGATGTCGGTTTTCCGTGTACCGATTTGATTCCGAAATGGGATACATCCACGAAGACCCTATCGCAATTTACACCGCAAGCGCCGGAATCGAATCATGTACATTTGTAAAACAAATCGACGATGATTCTTACGAGCTGGCAGCTTGTGATCAGGGAACAGATCAGGTCTCATTTTTTCATCTGAACGTCAAAACTTCCTCACTCGAATGCATTGAATGTCACCCGGGAGTCTCATTTCCTCATGGCATTGACAGCAATCCGTCGGGCACGCGAATTGCCGTCACCTGCTATGGCGATGATACTTTACGAATCTTCGATGTCCCCAGTCGATCTCAAAGAGCGATCGAAGCCGTTCGTCCTCACGCGCTGATCTGCTGTCCCGACCCTTACAGTGACAAAAATTCAGCTGCTGTTTCTTCAATTCTGGCAAGCGTTAACGATTTGAGAACGCGTGGATTCCATATTACCTTTCTTGTTGCCAACAAATCATCCGTCGAACGAATATCCTCCCTCGCGGATAGAGTCATTCAACTCGACTTCGAGGACAGCAATTCAACTACGGAAAACCGCGAACCGAACATTACAACGATTCATTCCTATCTGCTGCAACAAAACGTGGTTTTAATTGAGGCCACTGAGAAATTTGGTATTGAAGCCATCGAAGCGGGCCAACGAGCCGATATCCCAACAGCATTGCATCAAGCGCAGCAAACTCTCGGCAATGAAAACGATGCGGCTAATTCAGATCGCAAAACAGAACGCGGTTTGGCGGATTTCCTGATCCGAGATAAGCGTCAAACATCAAACAAATCGCAATCAGACGTCCATGCAGCAATTCCCGCAATAAGCAGCGTCGATGCTAACTCGATCACAGCCCAAGAATTTCATCAAAAGTTCTCGGCAGAAAGATTGACTCCTTAG